In Altererythrobacter rubellus, the following are encoded in one genomic region:
- the rpsB gene encoding 30S ribosomal protein S2 has translation MAATTVTMQQLIEAGAHFGHQTHRWNPRMKPYIFGNRNGVHIIDLSQTVPLFARALDFVEQSVRSGGKVLFVGTKRQAQGPIAEAARASGQHFVNHRWLGGMLTNWKTISQSIKRMKTLEEQLSGDTSGFTKKEVLQLTRERDKLELSLGGIRDMGGVPSVMFVIDANKEDLAIKEAAVLGIPVIAVLDTNVDPTGIAFPVPGNDDASRAVRLYCDAIASAAIAGRGGAVADSGEDVGAMEQPPAEATA, from the coding sequence ATGGCGGCCACTACCGTCACAATGCAGCAATTGATTGAGGCCGGCGCACACTTCGGCCACCAGACCCACCGCTGGAACCCGCGGATGAAGCCGTATATCTTCGGCAATCGCAACGGTGTTCACATTATCGACCTGTCGCAGACTGTGCCACTGTTCGCGCGCGCTCTCGACTTCGTTGAGCAATCTGTTCGTTCTGGCGGCAAGGTATTGTTCGTTGGCACCAAGCGTCAGGCGCAAGGGCCGATCGCAGAAGCCGCACGCGCTTCGGGTCAGCACTTCGTCAACCACCGCTGGTTGGGCGGCATGCTCACTAACTGGAAGACAATCAGCCAGTCGATCAAGCGCATGAAGACCCTTGAAGAGCAGCTTTCGGGCGACACTTCGGGCTTCACGAAGAAAGAAGTTTTGCAGCTGACACGTGAGCGTGACAAGCTTGAGCTTTCATTGGGCGGCATCCGCGACATGGGCGGCGTTCCAAGCGTGATGTTTGTGATTGACGCGAACAAGGAAGATCTCGCCATCAAGGAAGCGGCTGTATTGGGCATTCCAGTGATCGCGGTTCTCGACACCAATGTCGATCCAACTGGCATCGCATTCCCGGTACCCGGCAATGACGACGCGAGCCGTGCGGTTCGCCTTTATTGTGATGCGATTGCTTCAGCAGCTATCGCTGGCCGCGGCGGAGCCGTTGCCGACAGCGGTGAAGACGTTGGTGCGATGGAACAGCCACCAGCTGAAGCGACTGCTTAA
- the pssA gene encoding CDP-diacylglycerol--serine O-phosphatidyltransferase gives MSDTPRVGPKSEEGEETLPKPAKTTRGLSLRALLPNAITAAALAAGLTGIRFAISSDWNLAVYAVVLAGLLDGVDGRIARLLNAQSRFGAELDSLADSISFGVAPAIILYLWSIQDLPRLGWFASLAFAICAALRLARFNAQIDTDDQPHKLAGFLTGVPAPIGAALAFMPFYLWMATDIAEFRNPVFVSIWLAATGMLMISNVATFSWKSIRPRRSIRLEVIGVFALVFGALLQEPWWTLAGICVIYVALMPLALYRYGKIKRQLQDERAKPAG, from the coding sequence GTGAGCGACACACCGCGCGTTGGGCCAAAGTCGGAAGAGGGCGAGGAAACCCTTCCCAAACCTGCCAAGACCACGCGCGGGCTTTCCCTGCGGGCGCTTCTGCCAAACGCAATCACAGCCGCTGCTTTGGCAGCCGGATTGACTGGCATTCGGTTTGCGATCTCTAGCGATTGGAATTTGGCGGTTTACGCGGTTGTTCTTGCCGGATTGCTCGACGGCGTAGATGGACGCATCGCGCGCCTCCTGAATGCGCAATCGCGCTTTGGCGCCGAGCTTGACAGCCTTGCGGACTCGATCTCTTTCGGTGTGGCTCCGGCGATTATTTTGTACCTTTGGTCAATCCAGGACTTGCCCCGGCTCGGCTGGTTTGCGTCGCTGGCATTTGCGATTTGTGCCGCGCTGCGTCTGGCACGGTTCAATGCGCAGATTGATACGGATGATCAGCCGCACAAGCTGGCCGGATTCCTGACAGGCGTTCCGGCTCCGATTGGGGCTGCGCTCGCATTCATGCCTTTCTATCTCTGGATGGCGACAGACATCGCGGAATTTCGCAATCCGGTGTTTGTCTCAATCTGGCTTGCAGCAACGGGCATGCTGATGATTTCCAATGTTGCGACATTCAGCTGGAAATCGATCCGACCCAGGCGCAGCATTCGCCTGGAAGTCATTGGTGTCTTTGCGCTCGTTTTCGGAGCATTGTTGCAAGAACCGTGGTGGACCCTTGCGGGTATATGCGTGATCTATGTCGCGTTGATGCCGCTGGCTCTTTACCGCTACGGAAAAATCAAGCGGCAATTGCAAGATGAGCGGGCGAAACCTGCCGGCTAA
- a CDS encoding phosphatidylserine decarboxylase: MAGEILDNKGRGEVSWSWPPIHPEGRKFGVIAIGLSLIPLILLDWEIIGWPMLLLSAGVFAFFRDPERVVPQGENVIVAPADGLVSTITVCEPPEELCVDDGSGAPSLTREPVTRISIFMSVFDVHINRSPIAGTIERVVYIPGKFMNADLDKASEENERQHFLVQRQDGVKIAFTQIAGLVARRIVPFVKPGDIVAVGQRVGLIRFGSRVDVYLPAGTDPKVLMGQKIIAGETILAELGSQKLLEGIAQ; this comes from the coding sequence ATGGCCGGAGAAATTCTAGACAATAAGGGGCGCGGCGAAGTCAGTTGGAGCTGGCCGCCGATACACCCCGAGGGGCGCAAATTTGGCGTCATCGCTATCGGGCTTAGCCTGATCCCCCTTATCTTGCTCGATTGGGAAATCATCGGTTGGCCGATGTTGCTCTTGTCTGCAGGTGTATTCGCATTTTTCCGCGATCCGGAACGCGTTGTACCGCAGGGTGAAAACGTGATTGTTGCGCCAGCGGACGGGCTGGTTTCGACGATTACTGTGTGTGAACCACCAGAAGAGCTGTGCGTCGATGATGGTTCGGGCGCGCCAAGCTTAACGCGTGAACCCGTAACACGAATTTCGATCTTTATGAGCGTGTTCGATGTTCACATCAATCGCTCACCCATCGCAGGCACGATCGAGCGTGTTGTCTATATTCCGGGTAAGTTCATGAATGCGGACTTGGATAAGGCGAGCGAAGAGAACGAGCGTCAGCATTTTCTGGTACAGCGACAGGACGGCGTAAAGATTGCCTTCACACAGATAGCGGGTCTTGTCGCACGGCGTATTGTGCCTTTCGTTAAACCAGGTGACATTGTTGCCGTTGGACAAAGAGTAGGCCTGATCCGCTTTGGTAGTCGCGTAGATGTGTATCTGCCTGCTGGAACCGATCCAAAGGTTCTGATGGGGCAAAAGATCATCGCCGGCGAAACCATCTTGGCTGAGCTGGGATCGCAGAAGCTGCTGGAAGGCATCGCTCAGTGA
- a CDS encoding beta-ketoacyl-ACP synthase III: MELTAQDRTGRPVISATGLFTPEHVITNEELVASYNEYVEGHNASNANAIAAGEVEALQPSSVEFIEKASGIKARHVMAKEPILDPDIMSPRWEERGNDELSIMAEIGVKAARQALERAGRDPKDVDAVLCAASNMQRAYPAMAIEIQQELGIEGFGFDMNVACSSATFGIQTAADYIRAGNAKSVLVVSPEITSGHLNWRDRDSHFIFGDVATAVLVEDAAIAPPEHWDILGTKLKTVFSNNIRNNFGFLNRAHPDGDGKPDKLFVQEGRKVFKEVVPMVAQMIIDEAERLEIDPKGLRRLWLHQANAGMNRLISHKILGHEASNDESPTVLDTYANTSSAGSIIAFHKHSEDLAVGDDGLICSFGAGYSAGTVFVRKVG; the protein is encoded by the coding sequence ATGGAACTCACTGCCCAAGATCGAACAGGCCGCCCTGTTATCTCCGCTACCGGTCTTTTTACACCGGAACATGTCATAACCAATGAAGAGCTGGTTGCCAGTTACAACGAGTATGTGGAGGGGCACAACGCGAGCAATGCGAATGCTATTGCTGCGGGCGAAGTCGAAGCGCTTCAGCCGAGCTCGGTTGAGTTCATCGAGAAAGCGAGCGGGATAAAGGCACGCCACGTGATGGCGAAAGAGCCGATACTCGATCCAGACATCATGTCGCCGCGCTGGGAAGAGCGGGGCAATGACGAGCTTTCGATCATGGCGGAGATCGGCGTCAAGGCCGCGCGCCAGGCATTGGAGCGGGCGGGGCGCGATCCCAAAGACGTGGATGCGGTGCTTTGTGCCGCTTCGAACATGCAACGCGCATATCCGGCGATGGCCATCGAAATTCAGCAAGAGCTGGGCATCGAGGGTTTCGGCTTTGACATGAATGTTGCGTGCTCTTCAGCGACGTTCGGTATCCAGACAGCGGCAGATTACATTCGCGCAGGGAATGCCAAGAGTGTGCTGGTGGTAAGCCCTGAGATTACGTCGGGCCATTTGAACTGGCGTGACCGCGATAGCCATTTCATTTTTGGCGATGTTGCGACCGCTGTGCTGGTTGAAGATGCAGCTATCGCTCCGCCAGAGCATTGGGACATCTTGGGCACAAAGCTAAAGACCGTATTCTCCAACAACATCCGCAACAATTTCGGTTTTCTGAACCGCGCGCATCCTGATGGCGACGGCAAGCCAGACAAGCTGTTTGTGCAGGAAGGCCGCAAGGTCTTCAAAGAAGTGGTGCCAATGGTTGCGCAGATGATCATCGATGAAGCCGAGCGACTGGAGATCGATCCGAAGGGCCTGCGCCGTCTTTGGTTGCATCAGGCCAATGCCGGTATGAACCGCCTGATTTCGCACAAGATTCTGGGTCACGAAGCAAGCAATGACGAAAGCCCGACCGTGCTTGATACTTACGCCAACACATCGAGTGCTGGCTCGATCATTGCCTTTCACAAGCACAGCGAAGATCTGGCTGTAGGGGATGATGGCCTGATCTGCAGCTTTGGAGCAGGATATTCTGCTGGCACGGTGTTTGTACGCAAAGTTGGTTGA
- a CDS encoding YeeE/YedE family protein, with translation MTLAYFPDAQPLEGLIGGLMIGIAAAIMLLGLGRIAGASGLAGRSIGLSDAGPPRIVASMFIAGLILGALLFQGAFGPIESTYPPSIGWLITGGLITGFGTRLGSGCTSGHGVCGMSRLSRRSIVAVMTFIGSGMTTVAIVNFAGGGW, from the coding sequence ATGACCTTGGCATACTTCCCGGACGCCCAGCCACTCGAAGGCCTGATCGGCGGACTCATGATTGGCATCGCAGCGGCTATCATGTTACTCGGCCTTGGTCGTATCGCCGGAGCTAGCGGGCTGGCAGGCCGCAGTATTGGACTGAGCGATGCCGGCCCCCCGCGGATTGTCGCCTCAATGTTCATCGCGGGCCTGATACTTGGCGCTTTGTTATTCCAAGGCGCGTTTGGCCCGATAGAATCCACTTACCCCCCATCGATAGGTTGGTTGATTACGGGCGGGCTGATCACTGGTTTTGGAACGCGGCTCGGAAGCGGTTGCACAAGCGGGCATGGTGTTTGCGGGATGTCGCGGCTCAGCCGCAGGTCAATTGTAGCCGTCATGACTTTCATTGGCAGTGGCATGACAACGGTTGCCATCGTCAATTTCGCAGGCGGAGGCTGGTAA
- a CDS encoding DUF6691 family protein, producing the protein MRQAIIALLSGALFGGGLALSGMMDPSRVRGFLDIAGHWDPTLAFVMGGATLVMAVAWLVQRRMERPIADTGFSLPGTDLIDRRLTFGSALFGVGWGLAGLCPGPGIASLAVNPIPAGIFVASMFAGMTIFKAVEK; encoded by the coding sequence ATGCGGCAAGCAATTATCGCTCTTCTTTCCGGTGCTTTGTTCGGAGGCGGGCTCGCCCTTTCGGGAATGATGGACCCTTCCCGCGTTCGCGGTTTTCTCGACATAGCCGGGCATTGGGATCCCACGCTGGCTTTCGTCATGGGTGGTGCGACGCTGGTAATGGCGGTCGCTTGGCTGGTTCAACGCAGGATGGAGCGGCCCATCGCCGATACCGGCTTCTCGTTGCCGGGCACAGACTTAATTGATCGGCGATTGACGTTCGGCTCAGCGTTGTTCGGAGTGGGATGGGGTTTGGCCGGACTTTGCCCGGGTCCTGGCATCGCATCACTGGCGGTCAATCCGATCCCTGCCGGCATTTTCGTCGCTTCGATGTTCGCCGGGATGACGATTTTCAAAGCAGTCGAAAAATAA
- the rlmB gene encoding 23S rRNA (guanosine(2251)-2'-O)-methyltransferase RlmB, with translation MAKGERKRALRGRAGRMKGGRGSGRATAGHARLWGRHAVEAALKNPARIHRKLWATREGIDSLDGELPADFPIEYADVTDLARLVAKDAPHQGLVLECEALENRFLDEFTDADPARPLIVLDQVTDPHNVGAILRSGAAFGAAAIVTQDRHSPPESGVVAKSASGALEVVPWIRVVNLARALEEMAEAGYWRIGLTGHAEATLAEALPAGPVALVLGAEGAGMRQNIEGHCDALAKLPITRAVESLNVSNAAAIALYATTTR, from the coding sequence ATGGCCAAAGGCGAGCGCAAACGCGCGCTTAGAGGTCGGGCAGGACGAATGAAAGGTGGGCGGGGCTCCGGTCGTGCGACCGCCGGTCATGCACGGCTATGGGGGCGGCATGCGGTGGAAGCGGCATTGAAAAATCCTGCACGCATTCACCGCAAGCTATGGGCCACGCGCGAAGGCATCGACTCACTCGATGGCGAGTTGCCGGCCGATTTCCCGATCGAGTATGCAGATGTCACCGATCTTGCGCGCCTGGTTGCGAAGGACGCGCCACATCAGGGCCTGGTGCTCGAATGCGAGGCGTTGGAGAATCGCTTTCTGGACGAATTTACCGACGCAGATCCTGCGCGCCCATTGATTGTGCTCGATCAGGTCACCGATCCGCACAATGTCGGCGCAATCTTGCGTTCGGGTGCGGCGTTCGGTGCAGCTGCCATTGTCACGCAAGACAGGCATTCGCCGCCCGAATCCGGCGTGGTCGCAAAATCGGCGTCGGGTGCGCTCGAAGTCGTGCCTTGGATACGCGTGGTCAATCTAGCGCGTGCACTCGAGGAAATGGCCGAAGCCGGCTATTGGCGGATTGGCCTTACGGGGCATGCGGAGGCCACGCTTGCCGAGGCTCTGCCAGCAGGTCCGGTTGCTCTCGTACTAGGCGCAGAAGGCGCCGGTATGCGGCAAAACATCGAAGGGCACTGTGATGCACTGGCCAAGCTGCCGATCACACGGGCAGTGGAAAGCCTTAATGTGAGCAATGCCGCTGCAATCGCGCTTTATGCCACAACAACACGATAG
- a CDS encoding HU family DNA-binding protein — protein MNKNDLISAVADASGLSKSDSASAVEGVFDTITKALSGGDEVRLVGFGTFSVAKRKASTGRNPRTGEPMTIKASNQPKFKAGKGLKDAVN, from the coding sequence ATGAACAAAAACGATCTGATCAGCGCTGTGGCCGATGCAAGCGGCTTGTCCAAAAGTGATTCAGCCAGTGCTGTTGAGGGCGTGTTCGATACAATCACCAAAGCATTGTCGGGTGGCGATGAAGTTCGTCTGGTTGGCTTTGGAACATTTTCGGTCGCAAAGCGCAAAGCTTCGACCGGACGCAACCCGCGGACTGGCGAGCCGATGACGATCAAGGCGTCGAACCAGCCAAAGTTCAAAGCCGGCAAGGGCTTGAAAGACGCGGTGAACTAA
- the lon gene encoding endopeptidase La, whose protein sequence is MTQQFPLLPLRDIVVFPGMVVPLFVGRDKSVAALEAAMEVSKDIFLLAQLEPGCDDPEADDLYDLGVVAQVLQLLKLPDGTVRVLVEGKARARLEKLHGHDSHVMAEVTVIEDESLSGSEVTALMRQVAEQFTEYAKLNSKLGDNASVELGDFEDAGDLADNIAGAITAKVSDKQSLLSEVSPLKRLEMVMSFMEGELSVLQVERKIRGRVKRQMEKTQREYYLNEQLKAIQSELGGQDGEDGDEIAELTEKIEKTKLSKEAKAKAKAELKKLKGMQPMSAEATVVRNYLDILLGLPWGKKTKIKKDISQAQEVLDADHYGLEKVKDRIIEYLAVQARTNKLKGPILCLVGPPGVGKTSLGKSIAKATGRKFVRQSLGGVRDEAEIRGHRRTYIGSMPGKIVNNLKKAESSNPLLLLDEIDKLGQDFRGDPASALLEVLDPEQNSKFQDHYLELDLDLSDIMFVTTANSLDLPQPLLDRMEIIRLEGYTEDEKVEIATRHLLPKQIKDHGLKDGEFELTQEGLRDLIRYYTREAGVRTLEREIARLARKSLRKILEKEATSITIAPENLGDFAGVRKFKHGMSEEEAQVGVVTGLAWTSVGGELLTIESVTTPGKGEIKSTGKLGDVMSESIAAAFSFVKASAPAYGIKPSIFQRRNIHIHLPEGAVPKDGPSAGIGMVTSIVSALSGVAVRPDVAMTGEVTLRGRVLPIGGLKEKLLAALRGGIKTVLIPEENVKDLAEIPDNVKEGLEIVPVSHVDQVLERALTDALEEIEWTEADDLASQPVPPAISGHGAPTAH, encoded by the coding sequence ATGACACAACAATTCCCCCTACTGCCCCTGCGCGACATTGTCGTATTTCCGGGCATGGTCGTGCCGCTTTTCGTTGGACGCGACAAATCTGTTGCTGCGCTCGAAGCGGCGATGGAAGTGAGCAAGGACATTTTTCTGCTCGCGCAGCTTGAGCCTGGGTGTGATGACCCTGAAGCAGATGATCTGTATGACCTGGGTGTTGTTGCGCAGGTCTTGCAACTGCTCAAGCTCCCCGATGGCACAGTCCGGGTTCTGGTCGAGGGCAAGGCCCGGGCACGGCTGGAGAAACTCCATGGCCATGACAGCCACGTAATGGCCGAAGTCACGGTGATCGAAGACGAGTCGCTGTCTGGCAGCGAAGTCACCGCCCTGATGCGTCAAGTTGCAGAGCAGTTTACCGAGTATGCAAAGCTCAACTCGAAGTTGGGCGATAACGCGAGCGTGGAGCTGGGTGATTTTGAGGATGCGGGTGATCTGGCCGACAATATCGCAGGCGCGATAACTGCCAAGGTATCGGACAAGCAATCATTGCTGTCTGAAGTCAGTCCGCTGAAGCGGCTTGAGATGGTTATGTCCTTCATGGAGGGCGAACTGTCAGTCCTTCAGGTCGAACGCAAAATACGCGGCCGTGTGAAGCGCCAAATGGAAAAGACCCAGCGCGAGTATTACCTCAACGAGCAGTTGAAGGCGATCCAGAGCGAACTGGGCGGGCAAGACGGCGAAGATGGCGACGAAATCGCCGAACTCACCGAGAAGATCGAAAAGACCAAGCTTTCAAAGGAAGCGAAGGCCAAGGCCAAGGCAGAGCTGAAGAAGCTCAAGGGCATGCAGCCGATGAGCGCTGAGGCGACTGTCGTCCGCAATTACCTTGATATTTTGCTCGGTTTGCCATGGGGCAAGAAGACCAAGATCAAGAAGGACATTTCGCAGGCGCAGGAAGTGCTTGATGCGGATCATTACGGCTTGGAAAAGGTCAAAGACCGGATCATCGAATATCTTGCTGTGCAGGCGCGAACCAACAAGCTGAAAGGCCCGATCCTGTGTCTGGTCGGCCCTCCGGGTGTTGGTAAGACATCTCTGGGCAAGTCGATTGCCAAGGCGACCGGGCGCAAGTTCGTGCGGCAATCCTTGGGCGGCGTGCGCGATGAAGCGGAAATTCGCGGCCACCGCCGTACCTATATCGGATCGATGCCGGGCAAGATCGTCAACAATCTGAAAAAGGCAGAAAGTTCGAACCCGCTCCTCTTGCTCGACGAGATTGACAAGCTTGGCCAGGACTTCCGTGGCGATCCCGCATCAGCGCTGCTTGAGGTGCTTGATCCTGAACAGAACAGCAAATTCCAAGACCATTATCTGGAGCTGGACCTCGATCTTTCGGACATCATGTTCGTTACCACCGCGAACAGCCTGGATCTCCCGCAGCCCTTGCTAGACCGGATGGAGATCATCCGTCTGGAAGGTTACACCGAGGACGAAAAGGTAGAAATCGCTACGCGGCATCTGCTGCCTAAGCAGATAAAGGATCACGGCCTCAAAGATGGCGAGTTCGAGCTGACGCAAGAAGGATTGCGCGATCTGATCCGTTATTACACGCGCGAAGCCGGGGTTCGGACACTAGAGCGTGAAATCGCACGGCTGGCGCGCAAGAGCTTGCGCAAGATCCTTGAAAAAGAAGCCACCAGCATCACGATCGCACCCGAAAACCTTGGCGACTTCGCAGGTGTTCGGAAATTCAAGCACGGCATGTCGGAAGAAGAAGCGCAGGTTGGTGTCGTGACCGGCCTGGCATGGACGTCGGTTGGTGGTGAGCTGCTGACCATTGAAAGCGTGACCACGCCTGGCAAAGGCGAGATCAAGTCGACCGGCAAGTTGGGCGATGTGATGAGTGAAAGTATTGCGGCTGCGTTCAGCTTCGTAAAAGCGAGTGCGCCTGCATACGGGATCAAGCCGTCGATCTTCCAGCGACGCAACATTCACATCCACTTGCCTGAAGGTGCGGTGCCAAAGGATGGGCCAAGCGCCGGTATCGGCATGGTGACATCGATCGTGTCTGCTCTCAGCGGCGTTGCGGTGCGTCCGGATGTCGCGATGACCGGCGAGGTCACATTGCGAGGTCGCGTGTTGCCGATTGGCGGGCTGAAGGAAAAACTGCTCGCAGCGCTACGTGGCGGGATCAAGACTGTCCTCATTCCTGAAGAGAATGTGAAGGATCTGGCGGAGATTCCCGATAATGTGAAGGAAGGCTTGGAGATCGTTCCGGTCAGCCATGTCGATCAGGTTCTGGAACGGGCGCTGACTGACGCGCTCGAAGAAATCGAGTGGACAGAGGCGGACGATCTGGCCAGCCAGCCGGTGCCGCCAGCGATCAGCGGACATGGCGCGCCAACAGCGCATTGA
- a CDS encoding class II aldolase/adducin family protein, with protein MATLMNDTSAGNDTDVRGQVSDEEWAVRVDLAAAYRLVALYGWDDLIFTHLSARVPGPEHHFLINPYDMMFEEITASSLVKIDVEGQPVIPTSHPVNPAGFTIHSALHMNCEAAHAVMHLHTPAGQAVSAMADGLMEHTQTGMIARSDIAYHEYEGIATDLEERDRLIEDMGDKHTMILRNHGTLAIGKTVGECFLRLYFIERACDAQVKMLSAGREGLHNPPQGTPEKVKAQTPPAGIGMIANGLAWPALLRKLDRIDPSFRT; from the coding sequence ATGGCGACACTGATGAACGATACGAGTGCTGGCAATGACACGGACGTACGCGGACAGGTTAGTGACGAAGAATGGGCAGTCCGGGTTGATCTCGCGGCAGCCTATCGCCTGGTCGCTCTGTATGGCTGGGATGATCTGATCTTTACGCACCTCTCTGCGAGAGTGCCCGGGCCCGAGCATCATTTCCTCATCAATCCCTATGACATGATGTTCGAGGAAATCACAGCGTCTTCGCTGGTGAAGATCGATGTCGAGGGGCAGCCAGTGATCCCGACTTCGCACCCTGTGAATCCTGCGGGCTTCACAATCCACTCGGCACTCCACATGAACTGCGAGGCTGCGCATGCGGTCATGCATTTGCACACCCCTGCTGGTCAGGCAGTCAGTGCGATGGCCGATGGACTGATGGAGCATACGCAGACCGGAATGATCGCGCGCAGCGATATCGCCTATCACGAGTACGAAGGCATTGCGACGGACCTTGAAGAGCGCGACCGGCTGATCGAGGATATGGGCGACAAGCACACCATGATCCTGCGCAATCACGGCACACTTGCAATCGGCAAGACGGTTGGCGAGTGTTTCCTGCGCCTATATTTCATCGAGCGCGCATGCGATGCGCAAGTTAAGATGCTTTCCGCTGGCCGCGAAGGACTTCACAATCCGCCGCAAGGCACGCCGGAAAAGGTTAAGGCACAAACTCCGCCAGCAGGCATTGGCATGATTGCGAACGGGCTTGCTTGGCCAGCATTGCTTCGAAAACTCGACCGGATTGACCCGAGCTTCCGGACCTGA
- a CDS encoding YbaB/EbfC family nucleoid-associated protein — MKSMEEMIQAAQQAAETIQTQMNDMQAKLDGIEVEGQSGGGLVKVRASAKGRILGVTIDDSLMKPEEKHIVEDLVTAAFNDARDKADRVSNAEMKKMQGSMGLPPGFNLPGM; from the coding sequence ATGAAATCGATGGAAGAAATGATCCAGGCAGCTCAGCAGGCGGCCGAGACGATCCAGACCCAGATGAATGACATGCAGGCCAAGCTCGACGGGATCGAGGTAGAAGGTCAGTCTGGCGGCGGGTTGGTGAAAGTTCGCGCCAGTGCCAAGGGCCGCATTCTGGGCGTTACAATTGATGACAGCCTGATGAAGCCCGAAGAAAAACACATAGTCGAAGATCTTGTGACTGCCGCGTTCAACGATGCGCGCGACAAGGCTGACCGTGTTTCCAACGCTGAAATGAAGAAGATGCAGGGTAGCATGGGCTTGCCCCCGGGCTTCAATTTGCCAGGTATGTGA